Proteins encoded by one window of Agarivorans sp. Alg241-V36:
- a CDS encoding DUF2860 family protein, producing MKKFHTKRLVTSSVLATLASIGAANATGYVDDEPGFGFELLLGGMVGQEQSQFNTDDDNAITQDLNNSGNKNSGVSPAVLAELNYTFANKKTQIFLGQQEENIVRGQDQFELGITQMVGEYSQLELAYFPKLPGFSETWQDPYLTGSARQKTDADSSGFRLAWRYLFDTPLTLRYGFATADIENERSGEAFGLDASEQKLMQRDGKYHRLSAEVLVYDEGGFTVTPQLTYTKADTDGDAMAFDAYALGLETTYSFAERHFTSLYINYAKRDYKGRNPIFNETQGDDDFGINAIYGYAQPFDFENTSVYLMASYDKGDSNIEFYQSKSLGLLLGVAYEF from the coding sequence ATGAAAAAATTTCACACTAAGCGTCTAGTAACAAGCAGCGTACTTGCTACGTTAGCATCTATTGGAGCAGCCAATGCTACCGGTTATGTAGACGATGAGCCTGGTTTTGGCTTTGAGTTATTGTTAGGAGGCATGGTTGGCCAAGAGCAATCTCAATTCAATACTGATGACGACAATGCCATAACACAAGATTTAAACAATTCAGGAAATAAGAATAGCGGTGTGAGTCCAGCTGTTTTAGCCGAGTTAAATTACACCTTCGCAAATAAGAAAACCCAAATTTTCTTGGGTCAGCAAGAAGAGAATATTGTGCGCGGCCAAGACCAATTTGAGCTGGGCATTACCCAAATGGTGGGGGAATATTCGCAGTTAGAACTGGCTTATTTTCCTAAACTCCCGGGCTTTAGTGAGACTTGGCAAGATCCCTACTTAACGGGCAGTGCTCGCCAAAAAACCGATGCCGATAGCAGCGGTTTTAGGCTAGCGTGGCGTTATCTGTTCGATACACCGCTAACGCTGCGTTATGGTTTTGCAACCGCAGATATAGAAAACGAGCGCAGTGGTGAGGCTTTTGGTCTAGATGCCAGTGAGCAAAAGTTGATGCAACGTGATGGTAAGTATCACCGACTCTCTGCTGAGGTATTGGTTTATGATGAAGGCGGTTTTACCGTAACACCTCAGCTTACCTATACCAAGGCGGATACCGATGGCGATGCAATGGCCTTTGATGCCTACGCCCTTGGCTTAGAAACCACCTATAGCTTTGCCGAGCGCCACTTTACTAGCTTGTATATTAATTATGCCAAGCGTGATTACAAAGGCCGTAACCCGATATTCAATGAAACTCAGGGCGATGACGATTTTGGCATAAACGCTATTTATGGTTACGCCCAGCCTTTTGATTTTGAGAATACCTCGGTGTATTTGATGGCCTCTTATGACAAGGGTGACAGTAATATCGAGTTTTATCAGAGTAAGTCTTTGGGCTTATTGCTGGGTGTTGCATACGAGTTTTAG
- a CDS encoding response regulator transcription factor — protein sequence MQGNKLSQEQKKIVLIEDDSRQQQLVATFLRSEGFEVISSERGDQAPELIAKHSPDAVLLDLMLPGMDGIQVCQVVRDFYSGPILMVTAQGDDVTEVSALNLGVDDFLSKPLRPHVLLARLRSALRRSERASTIDALQMSNSEPVRHPNRIICQELTADKTQRRIWLSEQLLELTDAEFDLLYFLMDNAGHVLPRDVLFKEMRGIDYDGLDRSLDMRVSTIRKKLNDNTPPYRYIKSVRGKGYLFVKAA from the coding sequence ATGCAGGGAAATAAGTTGAGCCAAGAACAAAAAAAAATCGTATTAATTGAAGATGATTCACGCCAACAACAGTTGGTGGCTACGTTCTTGCGCAGCGAAGGTTTTGAAGTTATTTCTTCAGAGCGTGGCGACCAAGCACCAGAGCTGATTGCCAAACACTCTCCAGACGCAGTGCTGCTAGATTTAATGCTACCAGGCATGGACGGCATTCAAGTGTGCCAAGTTGTTCGTGACTTTTATTCAGGCCCGATCTTAATGGTTACCGCACAGGGTGATGATGTCACCGAAGTGTCTGCGCTAAACTTAGGCGTAGATGATTTCTTAAGTAAACCATTACGCCCACATGTATTGCTCGCCAGACTTCGTTCTGCGTTGCGCCGCAGTGAACGCGCCAGCACCATTGATGCCTTGCAAATGAGCAATAGCGAACCGGTGCGCCACCCTAATCGCATTATCTGCCAAGAGCTCACTGCCGACAAAACTCAACGCCGAATTTGGTTAAGTGAGCAACTGTTAGAGCTTACCGACGCCGAGTTCGACTTACTCTATTTTCTTATGGACAACGCAGGCCACGTACTACCGCGTGATGTGCTATTCAAAGAAATGCGCGGCATTGATTACGACGGCCTCGACCGTTCACTAGATATGCGAGTATCCACGATACGTAAAAAGCTAAACGACAATACGCCACCTTATCGCTACATTAAGTCGGTGCGTGGTAAAGGCTATTTGTTTGTAAAAGCAGCATAG
- a CDS encoding YjgN family protein → MDSQHLDENRFKFHGKTDEYFGIWIVNVLLSIATLGIYSAWAKVRNKQYFYGNSELAGERFEYLAKPLQILLGRIIAVVMVVIWAVSPMVSEILQAVLMLMFVAVMPVLVVKNLRFDSRVTRYRNVRFDFVGSYGSAYMALMVMPFLATIIFALAAGLVIGLGSVISPVVSGILGVLVFAIGGTYLYAFMATYMSRYVLNNYQWGSMKFTADIESAAMFKIFLKAAALGLGGVIALSLLGALVAFALFSADFSQLGAMFASLEQGGGENLAAGGALVGIFALIYISFFLLGWFVTAYLKACLRNYQFGQTDIEGQLYMVSTVKPLAFMGVMLSNMLIIVFSFGLAIPVAKVRMAKFMAQATAVQGDIESIAINNQVSDSKTAIADEVADAFGVEIGVI, encoded by the coding sequence ATGGATAGTCAGCACTTGGACGAAAATCGTTTTAAGTTTCATGGAAAAACCGACGAGTATTTTGGAATTTGGATCGTTAACGTATTGCTCAGCATTGCTACCTTGGGTATTTACTCAGCCTGGGCAAAAGTGCGCAATAAACAGTATTTTTACGGCAATAGCGAGTTAGCTGGCGAGCGCTTCGAGTATTTAGCAAAACCCTTACAAATCTTATTGGGGCGAATAATTGCTGTGGTAATGGTAGTTATTTGGGCGGTTTCTCCAATGGTAAGCGAAATACTGCAAGCCGTTTTGATGCTGATGTTTGTGGCGGTAATGCCGGTTTTAGTAGTAAAGAACCTGCGCTTTGACTCGCGAGTAACACGCTACCGAAATGTTCGATTTGATTTTGTTGGTAGCTATGGCAGTGCTTATATGGCGTTAATGGTAATGCCGTTTTTAGCCACCATCATTTTTGCTTTAGCTGCTGGCTTAGTTATTGGACTTGGTAGTGTTATTTCGCCTGTTGTGTCAGGTATTTTAGGTGTACTGGTTTTTGCTATTGGTGGTACTTACTTGTATGCCTTTATGGCCACTTACATGAGCCGCTATGTACTGAACAACTACCAATGGGGCAGTATGAAATTTACTGCAGATATAGAGTCTGCGGCCATGTTCAAAATTTTCCTGAAAGCCGCAGCGCTAGGTTTAGGCGGTGTAATCGCCTTAAGCTTGTTGGGAGCCTTGGTGGCATTTGCACTGTTTAGCGCAGACTTTAGCCAACTAGGCGCTATGTTTGCCTCATTAGAGCAAGGCGGCGGTGAAAACTTAGCAGCCGGTGGCGCGCTGGTTGGGATCTTCGCTTTAATTTATATCAGCTTCTTTTTGCTGGGCTGGTTTGTTACGGCTTACTTAAAAGCTTGTTTGCGAAATTATCAGTTTGGACAAACGGATATAGAAGGCCAGTTGTACATGGTTTCGACCGTAAAACCTTTGGCATTTATGGGCGTAATGCTTAGCAATATGCTGATTATTGTATTCTCATTTGGTTTGGCTATCCCTGTCGCAAAAGTACGTATGGCGAAGTTTATGGCGCAGGCCACGGCCGTGCAGGGTGATATTGAAAGCATTGCAATTAATAACCAAGTGAGTGATAGCAAAACCGCCATTGCTGATGAAGTTGCCGATGCCTTTGGCGTAGAAATTGGTGTGATTTAA